In one window of Larus michahellis chromosome 10, bLarMic1.1, whole genome shotgun sequence DNA:
- the CNBP gene encoding CCHC-type zinc finger nucleic acid binding protein isoform X1 → MSSNECFKCGRTGHWARECPTGIGRGRGMRSRGRAGFQFMSSSLPDICYRCGESGHLAKDCDLQEDEACYNCGRGGHIAKDCKEPKREREQCCYNCGKPGHLARDCDHADEQKCYSCGEFGHIQKDCTKVKCYRCGETGHVAINCSKTSEVNCYRCGESGHLARECTIEATA, encoded by the exons ATGAGCAGCAACGAATGCTTCAAGTGTGGACGTACTGGCCACTGGGCTCGGGAGTGCCCTACTGGAATTGGCCGTGGTCGTGGGATGAGAAGCCGTGGCAGAG CAGGCTTCCAGTTCATGTCTTCATCTCTCCCGGACATCTGTTACCGCTGTGGTGAGTCTGGCCATCTTGCCAAGGACTGTGATCTTCAGGAGGAT GAAGCCTGCTATAACTGCGGTAGAGGTGGCCATATCGCGAAGGACTGCAAGGAGCcgaagagggagagagagcagtGCTGCTACAACTGTGGCAAACCTGGCCACCTGGCTCGCGACTGTGACCACGCAGATGAGCAGAAGTGCTATTCTTGTGGAGAGTTTGGACACATTCAAAAAGACTGCACCAAAGTGAAATGCTATAG GTGTGGTGAAACTGGCCACGTAGCCATCAACTGCAGCAAGACCAGTGAAGTCAACTGCTATCGCTGCGGCGAGTCAGGGCACCTTGCACGGGAATGCACAATTGAAGCTACAgcctaa
- the CNBP gene encoding CCHC-type zinc finger nucleic acid binding protein isoform X3 → MSSNECFKCGRTGHWARECPTGIGRGRGMRSRGRGFQFMSSSLPDICYRCGESGHLAKDCDLQEDEACYNCGRGGHIAKDCKEPKREREQCCYNCGKPGHLARDCDHADEQKCYSCGEFGHIQKDCTKVKCYRCGETGHVAINCSKTSEVNCYRCGESGHLARECTIEATA, encoded by the exons ATGAGCAGCAACGAATGCTTCAAGTGTGGACGTACTGGCCACTGGGCTCGGGAGTGCCCTACTGGAATTGGCCGTGGTCGTGGGATGAGAAGCCGTGGCAGAG GCTTCCAGTTCATGTCTTCATCTCTCCCGGACATCTGTTACCGCTGTGGTGAGTCTGGCCATCTTGCCAAGGACTGTGATCTTCAGGAGGAT GAAGCCTGCTATAACTGCGGTAGAGGTGGCCATATCGCGAAGGACTGCAAGGAGCcgaagagggagagagagcagtGCTGCTACAACTGTGGCAAACCTGGCCACCTGGCTCGCGACTGTGACCACGCAGATGAGCAGAAGTGCTATTCTTGTGGAGAGTTTGGACACATTCAAAAAGACTGCACCAAAGTGAAATGCTATAG GTGTGGTGAAACTGGCCACGTAGCCATCAACTGCAGCAAGACCAGTGAAGTCAACTGCTATCGCTGCGGCGAGTCAGGGCACCTTGCACGGGAATGCACAATTGAAGCTACAgcctaa
- the CNBP gene encoding CCHC-type zinc finger nucleic acid binding protein isoform X2, with translation MSSNECFKCGRTGHWARECPTGIGRGRGMRSRGRAGFQFMSSSLPDICYRCGESGHLAKDCDLQEDACYNCGRGGHIAKDCKEPKREREQCCYNCGKPGHLARDCDHADEQKCYSCGEFGHIQKDCTKVKCYRCGETGHVAINCSKTSEVNCYRCGESGHLARECTIEATA, from the exons ATGAGCAGCAACGAATGCTTCAAGTGTGGACGTACTGGCCACTGGGCTCGGGAGTGCCCTACTGGAATTGGCCGTGGTCGTGGGATGAGAAGCCGTGGCAGAG CAGGCTTCCAGTTCATGTCTTCATCTCTCCCGGACATCTGTTACCGCTGTGGTGAGTCTGGCCATCTTGCCAAGGACTGTGATCTTCAGGAGGATG CCTGCTATAACTGCGGTAGAGGTGGCCATATCGCGAAGGACTGCAAGGAGCcgaagagggagagagagcagtGCTGCTACAACTGTGGCAAACCTGGCCACCTGGCTCGCGACTGTGACCACGCAGATGAGCAGAAGTGCTATTCTTGTGGAGAGTTTGGACACATTCAAAAAGACTGCACCAAAGTGAAATGCTATAG GTGTGGTGAAACTGGCCACGTAGCCATCAACTGCAGCAAGACCAGTGAAGTCAACTGCTATCGCTGCGGCGAGTCAGGGCACCTTGCACGGGAATGCACAATTGAAGCTACAgcctaa
- the CNBP gene encoding CCHC-type zinc finger nucleic acid binding protein isoform X4 — translation MSSNECFKCGRTGHWARECPTGIGRGRGMRSRGRGFQFMSSSLPDICYRCGESGHLAKDCDLQEDACYNCGRGGHIAKDCKEPKREREQCCYNCGKPGHLARDCDHADEQKCYSCGEFGHIQKDCTKVKCYRCGETGHVAINCSKTSEVNCYRCGESGHLARECTIEATA, via the exons ATGAGCAGCAACGAATGCTTCAAGTGTGGACGTACTGGCCACTGGGCTCGGGAGTGCCCTACTGGAATTGGCCGTGGTCGTGGGATGAGAAGCCGTGGCAGAG GCTTCCAGTTCATGTCTTCATCTCTCCCGGACATCTGTTACCGCTGTGGTGAGTCTGGCCATCTTGCCAAGGACTGTGATCTTCAGGAGGATG CCTGCTATAACTGCGGTAGAGGTGGCCATATCGCGAAGGACTGCAAGGAGCcgaagagggagagagagcagtGCTGCTACAACTGTGGCAAACCTGGCCACCTGGCTCGCGACTGTGACCACGCAGATGAGCAGAAGTGCTATTCTTGTGGAGAGTTTGGACACATTCAAAAAGACTGCACCAAAGTGAAATGCTATAG GTGTGGTGAAACTGGCCACGTAGCCATCAACTGCAGCAAGACCAGTGAAGTCAACTGCTATCGCTGCGGCGAGTCAGGGCACCTTGCACGGGAATGCACAATTGAAGCTACAgcctaa